Proteins encoded by one window of Cupriavidus sp. EM10:
- the lpxO gene encoding lipid A hydroxylase LpxO has translation MIKWIIVAAYVGAILYVHFRGKVRLPFMRQVLDHSALVAPVNCFMYMFSGVPRTPYIGVERFPELEKLRAAWPQIRDEGLALIAMRKIKAADKNDDAGFNSFFKYGWKRFYLKWYEAQHPSAETLCPNTVALLREMPSIKAAMFAELPPGGKLNPHRDPFAGSLRYHLGLSTPNDDRCFIEVDGERHSWRDGQGVVFDETYLHWAENKSDKDRLILFCDIERPMRYRWAAAFNHWMGRKVMTAASSPNDENDQTGAINKLFRFVWLGGQYRRRFKAWNKNVYYVTKFGLIIGGVALIVFL, from the coding sequence GTGATCAAATGGATAATCGTCGCCGCCTACGTGGGTGCCATCCTGTATGTGCATTTCCGCGGCAAGGTACGGCTGCCGTTCATGCGCCAGGTGCTCGACCATTCGGCCCTGGTGGCGCCGGTCAACTGCTTCATGTACATGTTCTCGGGTGTGCCGCGCACGCCGTACATCGGCGTCGAGCGCTTTCCTGAACTGGAGAAACTGCGAGCCGCATGGCCGCAGATCCGCGACGAGGGCCTGGCCCTGATCGCGATGCGCAAGATCAAGGCCGCCGACAAGAACGACGACGCGGGCTTCAATTCGTTCTTCAAGTACGGCTGGAAGCGTTTCTACCTGAAGTGGTACGAGGCCCAGCATCCGTCGGCCGAAACGCTGTGCCCGAACACCGTGGCGTTGCTGCGCGAGATGCCGTCGATCAAGGCGGCGATGTTTGCCGAACTGCCGCCGGGCGGCAAGCTCAACCCGCACCGCGATCCGTTTGCCGGGTCGCTGCGCTACCACCTGGGCCTGTCCACGCCAAACGACGACCGCTGCTTTATCGAGGTGGACGGCGAACGCCACAGCTGGCGCGACGGCCAGGGCGTGGTGTTCGACGAAACCTACCTGCACTGGGCCGAGAACAAGAGCGACAAGGACCGCCTGATACTGTTCTGCGACATCGAGCGTCCGATGCGCTATCGCTGGGCCGCGGCGTTTAACCACTGGATGGGCCGCAAGGTGATGACGGCGGCCAGCTCGCCGAACGACGAAAACGACCAGACCGGCGCCATCAACAAGCTGTTCCGCTTTGTGTGGCTGGGCGGCCAGTATCGCCGCCGCTTCAAGGCCTGGAACAAGAACGTGTACTACGTGACCAAGTTCGGCCTGATCATCGGCGGCGTGGCGCTGATCGTATTTCTCTGA
- a CDS encoding SAM-dependent methyltransferase, with the protein MSSTHEVRPGQSIELLKELHILTRDGKMNQDSRRKLKQVYHLFQFIEPLLREVKDARGAVSLVDHGAGKSYLGFILYDLFFKDLKDSSHIYGIETREELVTSSTELAKRLGFPGMSFLNLSVADSITSPALPETIDVVTALHACNTATDDAIRFALAKRAQHIVLVPCCQAEVATVLRKHKGRLLAGNPMTEIWRHPLHTREFGSQLTNVLRCLQLEAHGYQVSVTELVGWEHSMKNELIIAQYKDLPRRRPAERLQQVLESVGLEELGERFFTSDTPA; encoded by the coding sequence ATGTCCAGCACCCACGAAGTCCGTCCCGGCCAGTCCATCGAGCTGCTCAAGGAACTCCATATCCTGACGCGCGATGGCAAGATGAACCAGGACAGCCGCCGCAAGCTCAAGCAGGTGTACCACCTGTTCCAGTTCATCGAGCCCCTGCTGCGCGAGGTCAAGGACGCCAGGGGCGCGGTGTCGCTGGTCGATCACGGCGCGGGCAAGTCCTACCTGGGCTTCATTCTTTACGACCTGTTCTTCAAGGACCTGAAGGACAGCTCGCATATCTACGGCATCGAGACGCGCGAGGAACTGGTCACCAGCTCGACGGAACTGGCGAAACGGCTAGGCTTCCCGGGGATGTCGTTCCTGAACCTGTCCGTGGCGGACTCGATCACGTCGCCAGCGCTGCCGGAGACCATCGACGTGGTCACGGCGCTGCACGCCTGCAACACCGCCACCGACGACGCCATCCGCTTCGCGCTGGCCAAGCGCGCGCAGCATATCGTGCTGGTGCCCTGCTGCCAGGCCGAGGTGGCCACGGTGCTGCGCAAGCACAAGGGCCGGCTGCTGGCTGGCAATCCGATGACGGAAATCTGGCGCCACCCGCTGCACACGCGCGAATTTGGCAGCCAGTTGACCAACGTGCTGCGCTGCCTGCAGCTCGAGGCGCATGGCTACCAGGTCAGCGTGACCGAGCTGGTGGGCTGGGAGCATTCGATGAAGAACGAGCTGATCATCGCCCAGTACAAGGACCTGCCGCGCCGGCGGCCGGCCGAGCGGCTGCAGCAAGTGCTGGAGTCCGTGGGGCTGGAGGAACTGGGCGAGCGCTTCTTCACGTCCGACACGCCTGCTTGA
- a CDS encoding DNA-binding response regulator has translation MNALVVEDQPLVRLGMQRLLERMPGIGAVRAVDPAGILALDSGQETSIAVYGMSGATSDNWYLLRRLHETLPQARILLLSDNMWLRVPAALEACGVVEHLPKSASVERMEAVVLQMLGCDGFVPLGSSIAEAWRPAYHPGVVTLRHSLRSKRY, from the coding sequence ATGAACGCACTCGTCGTCGAAGACCAACCGCTGGTGCGCCTGGGCATGCAGCGGCTGCTGGAGCGGATGCCCGGCATCGGCGCCGTGCGAGCCGTGGACCCGGCCGGCATCCTGGCGCTGGACTCGGGCCAGGAAACATCGATCGCGGTGTATGGCATGTCCGGCGCCACCAGCGACAACTGGTACCTGCTGCGCCGGCTGCACGAGACGCTGCCCCAGGCGCGCATCCTGCTGCTGTCCGACAACATGTGGCTGCGCGTGCCGGCGGCACTGGAGGCGTGCGGCGTGGTCGAGCACCTGCCCAAGTCGGCATCGGTCGAACGCATGGAGGCTGTGGTGCTGCAGATGCTGGGCTGCGACGGATTCGTGCCGCTGGGCAGCAGCATCGCCGAGGCATGGCGGCCGGCCTACCATCCGGGCGTCGTCACGCTGCGGCACAGCCTTCGTTCGAAACGGTATTGA
- the greB gene encoding transcription elongation factor GreB has translation MNKAFVKESSNDDDDDLPEGATPLPAGTKNYITATGYQRLRDELMHLIDVDRPDVVQIVSWAASNGDRSENGDYLYGKKRLREIDRRIRFLTRRLDKAEVVDPSLQGDNDQIFFGATVTYANQSGEETTVTIVGMDEVDLDSNHVSWISPIAKALIKAREGDTVPLRTPAGIEQIDILEVKYPSGKATAA, from the coding sequence ATGAACAAGGCTTTTGTCAAAGAGTCGTCCAACGATGACGACGACGATCTTCCCGAAGGCGCGACACCGCTGCCCGCCGGCACCAAGAACTACATCACCGCCACGGGCTACCAGCGGCTGCGCGACGAACTGATGCATCTGATCGATGTCGATCGTCCGGACGTCGTGCAGATCGTGTCATGGGCCGCGTCCAATGGCGACCGCTCGGAGAATGGCGACTATCTCTATGGCAAGAAGCGGCTGCGCGAGATCGACCGGCGCATCCGCTTCCTGACGCGCCGGCTCGACAAGGCCGAGGTCGTCGACCCTTCCCTGCAAGGCGACAACGACCAGATCTTCTTCGGGGCCACCGTCACCTACGCCAACCAGTCGGGCGAGGAAACCACGGTCACCATCGTCGGCATGGACGAAGTGGACCTGGACAGCAACCACGTGAGCTGGATCTCGCCAATCGCCAAGGCGCTGATCAAGGCGCGCGAGGGCGACACCGTGCCGCTGCGCACGCCGGCCGGCATCGAGCAGATCGATATCCTGGAAGTGAAATACCCGTCGGGGAAAGCGACGGCAGCCTAG
- a CDS encoding GGDEF domain-containing protein has product MGHATAASRLDNDYQTLFQLAPVSLWLEDFSAVRQAFEQLRADGVTDLRRHLRDNPAEVARCSALIRVLDVNQRTLDLFRASDLDDLVANLESVFRDDMFDQHVEELGQLWDGGRHFSSQTVNYTLDGERLDIRLEATVMPGHEADWSRVLLSIEDITVRMRTERDLRRAQQYAVGLFEHSPVSLWVEDFSAVKMLLDEVRAAGITDFRTFLNVHPDFVSRCMQEIRVLDVNQQTLTMFGAPGKDILLSRLGDVFRDDMRIHFAEQLIDLWHEKLWQQREIINYALDGRPVDVFMQWSVFPGREADWDQVLVSLTDITARKKAEAYVEFLGKHDVLTKLYNRAYYEDELARLGRKGPWPVSVVAVDLNGLKVINDQFGHGDGDALLRRTGEVLKKAVGEQACVARIGGDEFMVLLAGRDERGAATVVEQIQEVVGLNNQFYPGARLSFSIGAATCTQGDRLTDTVKLADHRMYEAKRAHYEELGNERRLRESDPR; this is encoded by the coding sequence TTGGGGCACGCAACCGCCGCCTCGCGGCTCGACAACGACTATCAGACCCTGTTCCAGCTGGCGCCCGTGTCGCTCTGGCTGGAAGACTTCAGCGCGGTGCGCCAGGCGTTTGAACAACTGCGAGCCGATGGCGTGACCGACCTGCGCCGCCACCTGCGCGACAACCCCGCCGAGGTGGCGCGCTGTTCGGCGCTGATCCGCGTGCTCGACGTGAACCAGCGCACGCTGGACCTGTTCCGCGCCAGCGACCTGGACGACCTGGTAGCCAACCTGGAGAGCGTGTTCCGCGACGACATGTTCGACCAGCACGTCGAGGAACTGGGCCAGCTGTGGGACGGCGGCCGGCATTTTTCCAGCCAGACCGTCAACTACACGCTGGATGGCGAACGGCTCGACATCCGCCTGGAAGCCACCGTCATGCCCGGGCACGAGGCCGACTGGTCGCGCGTGCTGCTCTCCATCGAGGACATCACGGTGCGCATGCGCACCGAGCGCGACCTGCGCCGCGCTCAGCAATACGCCGTCGGCCTGTTCGAGCATTCGCCCGTGTCGCTGTGGGTGGAAGACTTCAGCGCCGTGAAGATGCTGCTGGACGAAGTGCGCGCCGCCGGCATCACCGACTTCCGCACCTTCCTGAACGTGCATCCCGATTTTGTGTCGCGCTGCATGCAGGAAATCCGCGTGCTCGACGTGAACCAGCAGACCCTGACGATGTTCGGCGCGCCGGGCAAGGACATCCTGCTGTCGCGCCTGGGCGACGTGTTCCGCGACGACATGCGCATCCACTTTGCCGAGCAGCTGATCGACCTGTGGCACGAAAAGCTCTGGCAGCAGCGCGAGATCATTAACTATGCTCTCGACGGCCGCCCGGTGGATGTGTTCATGCAGTGGTCGGTATTCCCGGGCCGCGAGGCCGACTGGGACCAGGTGCTGGTGTCGCTGACCGACATCACCGCGCGCAAGAAGGCCGAGGCCTACGTGGAATTCCTGGGCAAGCACGACGTGCTGACCAAGCTCTACAACCGTGCGTACTACGAGGACGAACTGGCTCGCCTGGGACGCAAGGGCCCGTGGCCGGTCAGCGTGGTGGCGGTAGACCTGAACGGCCTGAAGGTCATCAACGACCAGTTTGGCCACGGCGACGGCGACGCGCTGCTGCGCCGCACCGGCGAAGTGCTGAAGAAGGCCGTGGGCGAACAGGCGTGCGTGGCCCGCATTGGCGGCGACGAGTTCATGGTGCTGCTGGCGGGGCGTGACGAACGCGGCGCGGCCACCGTGGTCGAGCAGATCCAGGAAGTGGTGGGGCTCAACAACCAGTTCTACCCGGGCGCGCGGCTGTCGTTCTCGATCGGCGCGGCCACCTGCACCCAGGGCGACCGGCTGACGGACACGGTCAAGCTGGCCGATCACCGCATGTACGAGGCCAAGCGGGCCCACTACGAGGAACTGGGCAACGAGCGGCGGCTGCGTGAGTCGGATCCGCGCTGA
- a CDS encoding DUF342 domain-containing protein encodes MNADVGLRLELNQPGDQVRACFAPETGRLPPDRAALDASLAEHGWQGARLDQAAVTGFLTQCQLTDREIDAVIGTVLDGAFELEITADKLQLLLTLMPPEGGRSIEESDIAAAAASMGVVALLDSAAIGVALEAGSCEGREIARGVAPVQGEAARFDSMVQQKRPAQADNEDERVDLRDLGSLLLVNPGTALMRRTPAKPGKDGMDVLGKPIAAEPVVDTPYAADLTGVAADPNDPNLLLAVIAGSPRVLPNGVIVSPVVDVDAVDLHSGNVNFDGSLRVSGDIRTGMSVRVTGDVVVQGTIEAAHVEAGGDVIVKGGIIGKADSAHGGDPNEVASVRTKGSVHARYIQNAIVEAATEVVVESGIRQSDVSAGERVVVGTPTSQGSISGGRTRALQTVSVATLGAPAGSATAVQVGLNPFADQQKDELEARRRKVLDDQAKLQQLVAFFAKNPERAQGDVREKARATMYKINRDLFELDAEIARLAEQIKPSDDAVIAVGRRIHGGVTLQVGHKVLKVMEDKTGGQVRVIEDRITVT; translated from the coding sequence ATGAACGCGGACGTGGGATTACGGCTGGAACTCAACCAGCCCGGTGATCAGGTGAGAGCCTGTTTTGCGCCGGAAACCGGCCGGCTGCCGCCGGACCGGGCGGCACTGGATGCATCGCTGGCCGAGCACGGCTGGCAGGGCGCACGCCTGGACCAGGCCGCCGTGACCGGATTCCTGACCCAATGCCAGCTGACCGACCGTGAAATCGACGCGGTCATCGGCACGGTGCTGGATGGCGCCTTCGAGCTCGAGATCACCGCTGACAAGCTGCAGCTGCTGCTGACGCTGATGCCGCCCGAGGGCGGCCGATCCATCGAGGAAAGCGATATTGCTGCTGCCGCGGCGTCGATGGGCGTGGTGGCGCTGCTCGATTCGGCTGCCATCGGCGTGGCGCTGGAGGCGGGCAGCTGCGAAGGCCGCGAGATCGCGCGCGGCGTGGCGCCCGTGCAGGGCGAGGCGGCGCGCTTCGACAGCATGGTGCAGCAGAAGCGGCCGGCGCAGGCGGACAACGAGGACGAGCGCGTCGACCTGCGCGACCTGGGCAGCCTGCTGCTGGTGAATCCCGGCACCGCACTGATGCGCCGCACGCCAGCCAAACCCGGCAAGGATGGCATGGATGTGCTTGGCAAGCCGATTGCCGCCGAGCCCGTGGTGGACACGCCGTACGCGGCAGACCTGACCGGTGTGGCCGCCGACCCCAACGACCCGAACCTGCTGCTGGCCGTGATCGCCGGATCGCCGCGCGTGCTGCCCAACGGCGTCATCGTCAGCCCCGTGGTGGACGTGGACGCCGTCGACCTGCATTCGGGCAACGTCAATTTCGATGGCTCGCTGCGCGTGTCGGGCGATATCCGCACGGGCATGTCGGTGCGCGTGACGGGCGACGTGGTCGTGCAGGGCACCATCGAGGCAGCGCATGTGGAAGCCGGCGGCGACGTGATCGTCAAGGGCGGCATCATCGGCAAGGCGGACTCGGCCCACGGCGGCGACCCTAACGAGGTGGCCAGCGTGCGCACCAAGGGCTCGGTGCATGCGCGCTACATCCAGAATGCGATCGTCGAGGCGGCCACCGAGGTGGTAGTGGAAAGCGGCATCCGCCAGAGCGACGTGTCGGCGGGAGAGCGCGTGGTGGTCGGCACGCCGACGTCCCAGGGCAGCATCAGCGGCGGCCGTACTCGCGCGCTGCAGACGGTCAGCGTGGCAACGCTGGGCGCGCCGGCCGGATCGGCCACGGCCGTGCAGGTTGGCCTGAATCCGTTCGCCGACCAGCAGAAGGACGAACTGGAAGCGCGCCGCCGCAAGGTGCTGGACGACCAGGCAAAGCTGCAGCAACTGGTTGCATTCTTCGCCAAGAATCCCGAGCGCGCGCAGGGCGACGTGCGCGAGAAGGCGCGGGCCACGATGTACAAGATCAACCGCGACCTGTTCGAGCTCGATGCCGAGATCGCCAGGCTGGCCGAGCAGATCAAGCCGTCCGACGACGCCGTGATCGCGGTCGGCCGCCGCATTCACGGCGGCGTCACCCTGCAGGTGGGGCACAAGGTGCTGAAGGTCATGGAAGACAAGACCGGCGGACAGGTGCGGGTCATCGAGGACCGGATCACGGTGACCTGA
- a CDS encoding DUF1415 domain-containing protein, which produces MTGQADRPEDARVVADVRHWLTRAVIGLNLCPFAKSVHVKGQVRYVVSQATRDEDVLDDLERELKGLAEADPEQVDTTLLIVPHALADFLAYNDFLYFADRLLGSLRLEGTLQIASFHPQYQFEGTAPDDIENYTNRAPYPILHLLREDSIARAAEAFPEAEDIYERNMETLRQLGHAGWLKWMAGKSDL; this is translated from the coding sequence ATGACCGGGCAGGCCGACCGCCCCGAGGACGCGCGCGTTGTCGCCGACGTGCGGCACTGGCTGACGCGGGCCGTGATCGGCCTGAACCTGTGCCCCTTCGCCAAGAGCGTGCATGTGAAGGGGCAGGTGCGGTACGTGGTCAGCCAGGCCACGCGCGACGAGGACGTGCTCGATGACCTGGAGCGCGAACTGAAGGGGCTGGCCGAGGCCGATCCGGAGCAGGTGGACACCACGCTGCTGATCGTGCCGCACGCGCTGGCGGACTTCCTGGCGTACAACGACTTCCTGTACTTTGCGGACCGGCTGCTCGGCAGCCTGCGGCTGGAAGGCACGCTGCAGATCGCCAGCTTCCATCCGCAATACCAGTTCGAAGGCACCGCGCCGGACGATATCGAGAACTACACGAACCGCGCGCCGTATCCGATCCTGCATCTGCTGCGCGAGGACAGCATCGCGCGCGCCGCCGAGGCCTTTCCGGAGGCCGAGGACATCTACGAACGGAACATGGAAACCCTGCGCCAGCTTGGCCACGCGGGGTGGCTCAAGTGGATGGCCGGCAAGAGCGACCTGTAA
- a CDS encoding SMP-30/gluconolactonase/LRE family protein, translating to MSGTFERIGDMRCGVGESPVWHAGEAALYWTDIPNRTLWRFDPASGRTDHWAVPEMAGCMAMTADGGWLLAMETGIFRIDRLVAGQPAPAPRRVATVAHARDGMRFNDGRCDRQGRFWAGTMVMDMSLAATDGKLYRFDARTGALDMIRDAMITPNGLAFSPDGRTMYLSDSHPARQAVWAYDYDIETGTPSSGRVFIDMNVYPGRPDGAAVDADGCYWICGNDAGQVHRFTPDGRLDRSLAVPFAKPAMCAFGGGGLDTLYVTSIRTDDTDPLSGAVVALHPGVRGTPEPVLRD from the coding sequence ATGTCAGGCACCTTCGAACGCATCGGCGACATGCGCTGCGGCGTGGGCGAGAGCCCCGTCTGGCACGCCGGGGAAGCCGCGCTGTACTGGACCGATATCCCGAATCGCACGCTGTGGCGCTTCGACCCGGCCAGCGGCCGCACCGACCACTGGGCCGTGCCCGAGATGGCCGGGTGCATGGCGATGACCGCCGACGGCGGCTGGCTGCTGGCGATGGAGACCGGCATTTTTCGAATCGACCGGCTGGTGGCGGGGCAGCCCGCACCGGCGCCGCGCCGCGTGGCCACGGTGGCGCATGCGCGCGACGGCATGCGTTTCAACGACGGCCGCTGCGACCGGCAGGGCCGCTTCTGGGCCGGCACGATGGTGATGGATATGTCGCTGGCCGCCACCGACGGCAAGCTGTACCGCTTCGACGCCCGCACCGGCGCGCTGGACATGATCCGCGACGCCATGATCACGCCCAACGGGCTGGCCTTCAGCCCCGATGGCCGCACGATGTATTTGTCCGACTCGCATCCGGCCCGGCAGGCCGTGTGGGCCTACGACTACGACATCGAAACGGGCACGCCGTCCAGCGGCCGCGTGTTCATCGACATGAATGTCTACCCGGGCCGGCCCGACGGCGCGGCGGTCGATGCCGACGGCTGCTACTGGATCTGCGGCAACGATGCCGGCCAGGTGCACCGCTTCACGCCCGACGGCCGCCTGGACCGCAGCCTGGCGGTGCCGTTCGCCAAGCCGGCCATGTGCGCGTTTGGCGGCGGCGGCCTGGACACGCTCTACGTGACCTCGATCCGCACCGAC
- a CDS encoding PLP-dependent aminotransferase family protein: MSCVATPALPASTPPAAPLYQQVAGHYRQAISTGALVPGDRMPSVRALMGLHTVSLSTALQACRELEAAGLLEARPRSGYFVCAPAQPALAPIEEPVPGLPDPAQYVGIHQRISAILARSKHHRINLGGACGAPELYPTDALRNAAVRALRRYPELFGTSVDSDGHPAFRAALARHALRSRINVSPEEIVVTHGATEALTLALRAVAGPGDVIAVESPTYYGLLQILESLGMRALEIPCSPQTGISLEALELAAQTYANIKAVCVVPNLQNPLGCVMPDAHKQRLVAWCAARGLAMIEDDCCSATFDDDAPLPAAKAWDTTGTVIHCASLHKVLAPGMRLGWITAGKWQARVEMLKFGLSRPNEMLTQIAVAEYMGTGAFDRHLRRLRTQLRVQREWVAQKVAATFPAGTRLTLPRGGLHLWVEMPGGVSSEAVFEQVLGDGVRVMPGAMFSNSNRFNHFLRLNCGNLRTPELERALDTVAAAARRLAG; encoded by the coding sequence ATGTCCTGCGTCGCCACACCTGCCCTCCCCGCTTCCACGCCGCCAGCCGCCCCGCTCTACCAGCAGGTGGCCGGGCACTATCGCCAGGCGATATCGACCGGCGCACTGGTGCCGGGGGATCGCATGCCGTCCGTGCGGGCTTTGATGGGGCTGCACACCGTGAGCCTGTCCACCGCGCTGCAGGCGTGCCGAGAACTGGAAGCAGCCGGGCTGCTTGAAGCCCGGCCCCGGTCCGGCTACTTCGTGTGCGCGCCGGCCCAACCGGCCCTGGCGCCGATCGAGGAACCGGTGCCCGGCCTGCCCGATCCGGCCCAGTATGTGGGCATCCACCAGCGAATTTCGGCCATCCTGGCGCGCAGCAAGCATCATCGGATCAATCTGGGCGGCGCCTGTGGCGCACCTGAGCTGTATCCGACCGATGCCCTGCGCAACGCAGCCGTGCGCGCGCTTCGCCGCTATCCCGAGCTGTTCGGCACATCGGTCGATTCGGACGGCCATCCGGCCTTCCGGGCCGCGCTGGCGCGTCATGCGCTGCGGTCACGCATCAACGTGTCGCCCGAGGAAATCGTGGTCACGCACGGCGCCACCGAGGCCCTGACGCTGGCCCTGCGCGCGGTGGCCGGTCCCGGCGACGTGATTGCGGTGGAATCGCCCACCTACTACGGCCTGCTGCAGATCCTGGAGAGCCTGGGCATGCGCGCGCTGGAAATCCCGTGCAGCCCGCAGACCGGCATCTCGCTGGAAGCGCTGGAACTGGCCGCCCAGACCTACGCCAATATCAAGGCCGTGTGCGTGGTGCCGAACCTGCAGAATCCGCTCGGCTGCGTCATGCCCGATGCGCACAAGCAGCGGCTGGTGGCGTGGTGCGCCGCGCGCGGCCTGGCCATGATCGAGGACGACTGCTGTTCGGCCACGTTCGACGACGATGCGCCGCTGCCCGCCGCCAAGGCCTGGGACACCACGGGCACGGTGATCCATTGCGCGTCGCTGCACAAGGTGCTGGCGCCCGGCATGCGGCTGGGCTGGATCACCGCCGGCAAGTGGCAGGCGCGCGTGGAAATGCTCAAGTTCGGCCTGTCGCGGCCCAACGAGATGCTGACGCAGATAGCGGTGGCCGAGTACATGGGCACCGGCGCCTTCGACCGCCACCTGCGGCGGCTGCGCACGCAGCTGCGCGTGCAGCGCGAATGGGTCGCCCAGAAGGTGGCCGCCACCTTCCCGGCCGGCACCCGCCTCACGCTGCCGCGCGGCGGGCTGCACCTGTGGGTCGAGATGCCTGGCGGCGTATCGTCCGAGGCGGTGTTCGAGCAGGTGCTGGGCGACGGCGTCCGCGTGATGCCGGGCGCGATGTTCTCGAACTCGAACCGCTTCAACCATTTCCTGCGGCTGAACTGCGGCAACCTGCGTACGCCGGAACTGGAGCGGGCGCTCGATACCGTGGCCGCGGCGGCCCGCAGGCTGGCCGGCTGA